The genomic region TTACTGACACCCCTGTTGTCGTTGAACCTGTTGTTGTTACTAATATCGCCCCTAATTCCGAGGATTCTGTTGATACGTCAAAACCAAACTTAGGTTTTGGGGAAAATAACCCTAGGAAATGGAATGATGTTGTTAAAGGACCTAGTCAATTGGGTATGTCCTTATTCTTTGATGAACATAGCAAGAACTCTACTGAAATTGAGGTCAATCTTGAGGATTTCCAAGGGGAATTGGATTATTGGAAGTATACTTTAATGGGGAACTTCCTTGGGTCTAAGCCTAACCTAAAGCAAGTTCAAGATTTTGCCCAAAAAGCTTGGAAGCAGATTGCTTCTCCAGTAGTccaatactacaggaaggggtgGTTCAGCTTCAGGTTCACCACTCAAGAGGATATGAATAATGTTCTTAGGGAGGGTCCTTGGAAACTGGGATCAAGCTCTCTCATTCTAAAGCAATGGTATCCTAACTTCTCTATGGAAATGGATAAGATCTCCACTGTTCCTATTTGGGTCTTGTTTCCTGACTTGGAACCATTTCCCTGGTCTGAATCTGTGCTAAGCAAGATGGCTAGCAAGATTGGGAAACCTCTATTTGCTGATCTCAATACCACTTGTAAGACTAAAATGTCCTTTGCAAGGATCCTTGTTGAGGCTGATGTTTCTGCCACTTTACCTGATGAAATTGTTCTTAATACACCTTTTCATGGCCAAACTGTTCAGAGAATCATCTATGAATGGCTTCCTTTCCACTGTTCAGGGTGTGGGAAGTTAGGTCATAAACTCAGCAGCTGTAAATGGCACCAACCTACTAGTAGTGATCCCAAGAAGGTGTATAAGGCTAAGCCCTCTAGTAACCCTATCCCCCCTAGTGTACCACAACCTGAGGTTGAGTTGGGCTCAGTATGCCATgagctaggtggtacctcagATGGCCAGATAGAGGATGCTACTCCTGAGCATGTCCAGGATCAACCAGTGCATCTAGCTGGTTCCTCACATGTTCAGGGTGATGGCTCCTCTTTCCTGACTACTGAAATGCACTCAGAATGCCATGTGCTAGGCTCACACTCTCCTCAGCATGCTGTTAGCCCTAGGGCGGTGGATAGGAGGTCTCAAATTGCCAAGAAGAGAGACTGTAATGAGGCTGAACACAGTGATAACCATAGTGATGTCCCACTTACTGAGAACAGATTTGATTCTCTTAGTGTTGAAAATGAGCACTCTGATGCTACTCTAGTGGATAAGGAGCCCCCTGATAAAATTTCTCATGAAGATCAGCTCCTGGAACATTAGAGGGTGTAATGACCCTCTCAAGCAACAAGAGATCAGAGATTTCTTGTGGAGTAATAAGCTAGATGTTCTTGgtgttttggaaactagagtaAAAAAGAAGAATGCTGATAATATCATCAAAAATAAGTTCAGCAATTATAGTGTGATCTGTAATTATGACTGTCATTATAATGGCAGGATCTGGCTCATCTTTAACCCTGCTACTGTTAATGTTACTCATATTCTCTCCAATGCACAGTTCATTCACTGTGCCATTAATCATCATGCTACTTCTCAGATATTGTTTCTTACTATGGTTTATGGTAGTAATGATCCTAAAATCAGGGAGGATCTATGGACTGCTCTTTCTTCCATTCAGCATTCTGTTACTAGTTGGGTCCTCCTGGGGGATTTCAATGTGATCAGGGATGTTAGTGAAAAGATAAGTCCCACTCCTCCTAACCTGGATGATATCCTAGCTTTCAATACTTGCCTCTTGAATTGTCGATTGGATGATATGAGGGGGCCTGGATGTGAATATACCTGGACTAACAAGCAAGATGACAGTACCAGAACTTGGTCCAAGCTGGATATGGCTTTAGCTAACCCTGACTGGTTCAACCAATTCCCTACCACTTATGCTAATTTTTTGCCTGCTGGTATATCTGATCACTCTCCTGTACTGGTAACAGTATTTGATGATCCTCCTTTAAAGTCCAGATTTAGCTTCCTTAATTGCTGGACTACCCATGCCTCTTATAGGGATCTTGTCACCCAGGCATGGCATCTCCCTGTTCAGGGTACTGCTATGTTTAAGCTCTTTGGCAAACTCAAGAATGTTAGAGTCAGCTTATATGGCCTTCACAAGCAAAATTATAGTGACATTCCCAATAAAGTGGTGGTAGCTAAGGCTGCTCTTATGGATTGTCAAGCTATGCTGCAGTCTTGCCCTCTTTCTCCTGATCTTATTCACAAGGAAAAGCAGTTGTTGGTTGACTATAATACTCTTAAGCAAGCTGAAGTGAGCTTCTTAAAGCAAAAAGCAAAAGTTGACAATATTAAACATGGTGATTTCTCCTCTAAATACTTTTTCTCTAGACCGCAGGAGAGGAAAAATCAACAAATCATTGGCAGGATTGTTGATAGACATGGAACTGAAAGGACTGGGTTGTCTGATGTAGCTGAGGGTTTTGTTGATTATTACTCCCATCTCTTGGGCTCTACTACTCCCACTTCTCCTTTGGATACTTCCCTAATTCATCAGGGCTCCTGTGTCTCCCCTGAGGACTCTGCTAGTCTTATTCAACCTGTCTCTCTGGATGAAATTAAAGCTGCTTTGTTTAGCATTGGTTCTGACAAGAGCCCTGGGCCTGATGGTTTCTCCTCAGGTTTCTTTAAGGATTCCTGGGAGCTTATCAGCTCTGACTTTTGCAAAGCTGTGTTAAACTTCTTCAATACTGGTAAAATGAGTAAGCAAGCTAATTCTACTTTGCTCACCCTaatccccaaaaagaaaattagTAACTCTGACTGATTTCAGACCTATATCTTGCTGCACCATTATATATAAAACCATTAGTAAGATTCTGGTCAACAGACTTAAGCCTATCCTCCCTTCCCTTGTGGGCCCTGAACAGGCTGCTTTTGTCCAAGGGAGAAGTATCTTTGAAAACATTATGCTTTCTCAATCCCTTGTAAGGAACTATTCCAGGAAATTCCTTACTCCTAGGGCTTtaatcaaaattgatattcataAAGCTTTTGACTCTTTGCAATGGGACTTCATCCTCAAAATGCTTAATGCCTTGAAGCTTCCCACTGCTTTTATTCACTGGATTATGGGGTGTATTTCTGGTTCTTGGTTTTCCATTAAAATCAATGGTACTACCCATGGTTTTTTCAAGGGTAAGAGTGGCCTTAGGCAAGGAGACCCACTCTCTCCCTACCTCTTTGTGCTCAGTATGGAGATTTTATCCAGACACTTAAGGAAGTTAGATTCCAAGCCTCAGGTCAGTCTGCATCCCAAGTGTGCTAAAGTTAAGCTCACTCACTTAGTCTTTGCTGATGATTTGATGCTCTTTACTCGAGGTGATGTACCTTCTGTTACTGGTGCTATGGATATTATTAATGATTTTGCTTCCTGGTCTGGTCTACATGCTAATACTACTAAGACTGAAATTTATTTTGGTGGAGTTAATCCCTCTGTCAGAGCTCAGATCCTGCAGGCCACTGGGTTTACTGAGGGACATTTCCCATTCAGATATCTTGGGATCCCTCTCAACTCTACTAAGAATTCTGTGGAAGTTTATGGTACTCTTATTACCAAGATTCAAAACTCCCTACTTCACTGGTCTAACACTTTCCTCTCTTATGCTGGCAGAATCCAAATTCTTAACTCTGTTATCTTTGGGCTAGCTAACTTTTGGTGTGCTACTGCTCTACTTCCTAAGACTATtctgaaaagaataaataaaattTGCAAGGATTACTTCTGGAATGTAGAACCTGGTGCAAGGAAACTTGTCTTCCATTCCTGGAAATGCATTTGCAGGCCTGGAGATGAAGGTGGGTTCAATATTAAGGAATTGCTCTCTTGGAATAAAGCATTGCTGGCTAAATGGCTTTGGATGCTTGATCATGACTCTGAAGGGAATTGGGCTCAGTGGAATCGAGCTTACACTTTCCCTGATAGTTCCATTTGGCAACTTAGCATTAAGGATAGATACCCTGAAAGCCTGTGCAGCCTTATCAAAGTCAAAGATGAAATCCTGGCTAGAACAGGTTCCATTTCTGCTGGCACTGCTGTGGTGGCCAGTTGGTTTACCCATGGTAAATTCAAACTTGGCTTGGCTTATGACTGGTTCAGGTTACATGGTCCTATTCTCCCGTGGTTTAAAGCTTTACAGGGTCCTGCTGTTCTACCCAAGCACCGAGTTACTGCTACTCTTGCTGCTCTGAGGAAGCTACCAACTGTGGATCTTCTGGCAAAAAGAGGAATGGTCATTATTAACAGGTGCATCCTCTGTAAGCAAATGTCTGAGTCGCATAGACATCTATTTTTCAGATGCCTTTACTCTCAACAAATCTGGCAGGGGCTTGTGCATTGGATGGCTTTGCCTACTCGAAGTAATGCTCTTGATACTGAACTCACCTGGATGGTTCAATCTATGGGTAGACATCATTGGAAGCATCAGTGGAGAAAGAGCTGCTTAGCTGCTGCTATCTATCATATTTGGAAAGAAAGGAATGACAGACTTTTCAGTGGACATGAAACTCAACATGTTACTCTTGTTGAACAAATTAAACATGTTGTAAAACTTAGGCTGTTAGCTAGTCACTCTCAGGCTTGCATTGAGGATTAAAAGTTAGTTTTGTTTACCCTCTTGGGTAGCTAGTGGATAGCTTTGTAAGTTTTTATCCTCTTCTTAATAAAATGAGGTATatcttcttgcaaaaaaaaaaaaataataataaaagtagaGTGTGGGGTGAGTAGGTGGTATGTGTTGTCAATATTCGGTTGGTCCGAGTTTAGTCAAGATTCCCAATTGAAATGCGACGGTCTAtgtttagacggaaattaagacgggaattattattattactgtcactattattgtccgaccaaaaatatatacatacatatattcttatataaattatgtcttaggaatataatttaataatacatatttttatataaatgagcttttatatattacttttataaaaatcgtgtttgaaataaaattaattaaattgaataattgaaaaatataaaataaagcaatcaaacggtgtaataaattttaaatgtcaaaatgggaaattcgcgggtgttacaatcaccccatcttttaaaaagtttcgtcctcgaaacttgaaagtagaaatgaaaggttatatgtaaaaataaaACTGGCATTTTGAAATtgataaccaaaacattaaaaggttacttattgtaagaattaaaattctttcaaaagtttcaaataaaatttttcgacagaaccagattctcttTAAAGGAACGAAAGTGCTCttgttgcgcattcaagaacatcacattccaaatcaaagataaggtcaaaaaggcaaatcatttgtataaatcaaaattcaaaattcttttaaaaacattaatgaagagttttcaaaagtataagtctcattcatggaacgaaattgctttTGTCGTGCACAccagaacgctaactttccaagtcaaagacaaatttaaaacaaaatcattcgccgacaagcgtagaacaagttatcaaacgtctccaataacgagttccaACATCCTATCAACGtcaaaaccaaatgaaaatggtAATCCACTCAAGTTTTCTTTCGCAAAAGccaaatgaaaattaaaagaCGCATGGTTAAACTAAAAAAAGAGTCAAAttctgaaaatataatattaaactttgacaaagaaatcataaatagatcaaagttaatagaaattggatgaaatttaaagaaatctcgggtttagcaattaaaatcatgataaataagtttatactcaaggaacaaatagggaactaaatcaaattttcattttcaaaccttttaaaataggtaaagttttgtaagagtaacatagttttttaacaacgaaccaaaaatggtagcttgaaagtttagaaattgtacgaaatgaAAAATAACTTAAACATCCAAAATACAAGGTACGCTAAGAGGATCCAAACTTAattaacaaaagagctatgatgaacttcctaggggtaagattcagggtaaggtcaacaaggatgtcaaagatagagttttataggttacgagtatcaaacttcaaggaggagcatgatgaagcgagaaagagaggtatgaacggtaacgcttatggtcaaaaaagaaagggaattagacaacaaggaaacgtcaggtactcaaatctcaaacaacaacgtCCTCCAAAACGGTTctgaaaacttcctaaccacataactcccaaggatttcctcaaaacacttatgtTACTTTATCCTTGctaagctattccatgaaacaaggtatttcactataagtgtgatttcaccactccaaatcctcaaatatttaCAAACCACCTCCACGAGGTCGAGGTCAAAGCTCCTAACAAAGCtacactcatatccaactagtgtcaactatgagttcctcaaaatggtacaaccctcaatcaaaatccaaattcaaaagttcttttgcacaTTCTATCATCCCAAAGAGATCTTGTCATACTCTTgaaacctaaagcatag from Silene latifolia isolate original U9 population chromosome 3, ASM4854445v1, whole genome shotgun sequence harbors:
- the LOC141649063 gene encoding uncharacterized protein LOC141649063; translated protein: MFLVFWKLEIWLIFNPATVNVTHILSNAQFIHCAINHHATSQILFLTMVYGSNDPKIREDLWTALSSIQHSVTSWVLLGDFNVIRDVSEKISPTPPNLDDILAFNTCLLNCRLDDMRGPGCEYTWTNKQDDSTRTWSKLDMALANPDWFNQFPTTYANFLPAGISDHSPVLVTVFDDPPLKSRFSFLNCWTTHASYRDLVTQAWHLPVQGTAMFKLFGKLKNVRVSLYGLHKQNYSDIPNKVVVAKAALMDCQAMLQSCPLSPDLIHKEKQLLVDYNTLKQAEVSFLKQKAKVDNIKHGDFSSKYFFSRPQERKNQQIIGRIVDRHGTERTGLSDVAEGFVDYYSHLLGSTTPTSPLDTSLIHQGSCVSPEDSASLIQPVSLDEIKAALFSIGSDKSPGPDGFSSGFFKDSWELISSDFCKAVLNFFNTGKMSKQANSTLLTLIPKKKISNSD